One Chryseobacterium sp. StRB126 genomic region harbors:
- a CDS encoding TetR/AcrR family transcriptional regulator yields the protein MELKEKQRKILDVAVELFKEKGYMGSSVRDLATKLNIKAASLYAHIRSKEEILEWVCFGIAQEFFDELQEVKNTDIAPREKLNLFLDKHLSVVLKNRDVTHIYSIEWRHLEERLSEFVELRKSYQQEVEKLISEIYQAENWELKSPSFTTRFILHTLNNSYFWFKRSSDSTDEITDEIREKILYGLLGNQK from the coding sequence ATGGAACTTAAAGAAAAACAAAGGAAAATATTAGACGTAGCCGTAGAACTTTTCAAAGAGAAAGGGTATATGGGGAGCTCGGTAAGAGATCTAGCTACGAAGCTTAATATCAAGGCAGCATCACTGTATGCACATATCCGTTCGAAAGAAGAAATTCTGGAATGGGTTTGTTTCGGTATTGCACAGGAGTTTTTCGATGAGCTTCAGGAAGTAAAAAACACAGATATTGCTCCAAGGGAAAAACTGAATTTATTTCTAGACAAACACTTATCAGTTGTTCTTAAAAACCGTGATGTTACCCACATTTATTCTATAGAATGGAGACATCTGGAAGAAAGGCTTTCTGAGTTTGTAGAACTGAGAAAAAGTTACCAACAGGAAGTGGAAAAGTTAATTTCTGAAATTTATCAAGCAGAAAACTGGGAACTGAAATCGCCATCATTTACTACAAGATTCATTCTTCATACCCTAAATAATTCCTATTTCTGGTTCAAAAGAAGTAGCGATTCTACCGATGAAATTACTGATGAGATAAGGGAAAAGATCCTTTATGGGCTTTTAGGAAATCAAAAGTAG
- a CDS encoding phenylacetate--CoA ligase family protein — protein sequence MDFSVEYLKLGQLRQLQSDRLVNLMGYLNEKSEFYKRKFDELQISPQDIRTIADITKLPITYKQDLRDHYPFGLFAVPKADLQRIHCSSGTTGKPTVVGYTKEDVDLFSEVVARSLNAAGAKPGMQLHNAYGYGIFTGGLGLHYGAEMLGMSVLPISGGMTARQVDLIVDFKPEVICCSPSYALTIADEFAKRGISAEEISLKYAVLGSEPWTEIIRGHIEEKLGVHATNIYGLSEIIGPGVSMEDFEEKGGSYIWEDHFYPEILDPITKQPVPFGEEGVLVITTLTKKAMPLLRYWTNDITSLYYDENAKRTMVKMKPIVGRADDMLIVRGVNVYPSQIEDAFSHVKGVVPNYYLTPVEKEQMCVALAIDVEIDDELVNAQKIEANTDDYFNFVGSFGKNIENEIKKRVGITTKVKVHAQDSLPKCEGGKINRILKTNKDIIL from the coding sequence ATGGATTTTTCAGTTGAATATCTGAAGCTGGGTCAGTTGAGACAGCTTCAATCCGACCGGTTAGTAAATCTCATGGGTTATCTGAACGAGAAATCGGAATTTTATAAAAGAAAGTTTGATGAATTGCAGATATCTCCGCAGGATATAAGGACCATTGCAGATATCACGAAACTTCCAATTACTTACAAACAGGATTTAAGAGACCATTATCCATTTGGCTTATTTGCAGTTCCTAAAGCGGACCTTCAGAGAATTCACTGTTCAAGCGGAACTACAGGAAAACCAACGGTGGTGGGATATACTAAAGAAGATGTGGATCTTTTCAGTGAAGTTGTAGCTAGATCATTGAATGCTGCCGGAGCTAAACCGGGAATGCAATTACATAATGCCTATGGTTATGGGATTTTTACCGGTGGATTGGGGCTTCACTATGGAGCGGAAATGCTTGGGATGAGTGTACTTCCCATCTCAGGAGGAATGACAGCCAGACAGGTAGACCTTATTGTAGATTTTAAACCTGAAGTGATTTGTTGCTCGCCGTCTTATGCTTTAACCATTGCTGATGAATTTGCTAAAAGAGGAATCTCGGCAGAAGAAATCAGTCTTAAATATGCAGTGCTAGGATCTGAACCCTGGACAGAAATTATCAGAGGCCATATTGAAGAAAAATTAGGCGTTCATGCTACCAATATTTATGGGTTAAGTGAAATCATCGGGCCGGGAGTTTCCATGGAAGATTTTGAAGAAAAAGGAGGTTCCTACATTTGGGAAGATCATTTTTATCCTGAAATTTTGGACCCGATTACAAAACAGCCGGTTCCTTTCGGAGAAGAAGGTGTATTGGTGATTACCACTTTAACGAAAAAGGCAATGCCGCTTTTGCGTTATTGGACGAATGATATTACAAGTCTTTATTACGATGAAAATGCCAAAAGAACGATGGTGAAAATGAAACCTATCGTTGGAAGAGCAGATGATATGCTGATTGTAAGAGGTGTAAACGTATATCCAAGCCAGATTGAAGATGCATTTTCTCATGTAAAAGGAGTAGTTCCTAATTATTATCTGACCCCTGTCGAAAAGGAACAGATGTGTGTAGCCTTAGCTATTGATGTTGAAATTGATGATGAGCTGGTCAATGCACAAAAAATAGAAGCAAATACCGATGATTATTTTAATTTTGTCGGAAGCTTCGGAAAAAATATTGAAAACGAAATAAAAAAGAGAGTAGGGATCACTACAAAAGTGAAAGTGCATGCTCAGGATAGTCTGCCGAAGTGCGAAGGTGGAAAAATTAATAGGATACTGAAAACAAATAAGGATATTATATTGTAA
- a CDS encoding 2Fe-2S iron-sulfur cluster-binding protein, which yields MNSFYKLKTVKVQKDTSDAVNVAVEIPEELKDKFRFKQGQYLNFRMMINGNEERRSYSICNAPSEKSNTLEVLVKLLENGKVSGYFNEHLHMDEMLEVMPPMGGFNTSYHPTNVKTYVGLAAGSGITPVLSNIKESLYQEPSSNAYLFYSNRSMNHILRKAEIDKLVEQFNGRFKVVYLVSRERHEDPVFEGRISPEKLDQLFERYTDIDVKESTYFICGPSEMIKGIADYLKKDKKVPAIQVLFEYFTAPDEENTEEMSDEFKAIANIESMVTVIIDDDEYSFHLNSKKESILDKALKDNLPVPFACKGGVCCTCKAEVLEGEVFMEKNYALTEDEVARGYVLTCQCHPTTNVVMLNYDV from the coding sequence ATGAATTCATTTTATAAACTTAAAACTGTAAAGGTTCAGAAGGATACTTCAGACGCTGTAAATGTAGCGGTGGAAATTCCTGAAGAGCTGAAAGACAAGTTCAGGTTCAAACAAGGACAATATCTTAATTTCCGAATGATGATTAATGGAAATGAAGAAAGACGTTCTTACTCTATCTGCAATGCTCCAAGTGAAAAAAGCAACACCCTGGAAGTTCTGGTGAAATTGCTTGAAAACGGAAAAGTATCAGGATATTTCAATGAGCATCTTCACATGGATGAAATGCTGGAAGTAATGCCTCCAATGGGAGGTTTCAACACTTCTTATCACCCAACTAACGTAAAAACATATGTTGGTTTGGCTGCAGGAAGCGGAATCACGCCGGTTTTATCCAATATCAAAGAAAGTCTTTATCAGGAACCTAGCAGTAATGCCTATCTGTTTTACAGTAACAGAAGCATGAATCACATTTTAAGAAAAGCTGAAATTGATAAGTTGGTAGAACAATTCAACGGAAGATTTAAAGTAGTGTATTTGGTAAGTCGTGAAAGACACGAAGATCCAGTTTTTGAAGGAAGAATTTCTCCTGAAAAGTTAGATCAGTTGTTTGAAAGATATACAGATATAGATGTAAAAGAATCTACTTATTTTATCTGTGGTCCTTCAGAAATGATTAAAGGAATTGCAGATTATCTGAAAAAAGATAAAAAAGTACCTGCTATTCAGGTTTTATTCGAATATTTCACCGCTCCTGATGAAGAAAATACGGAGGAAATGAGTGATGAATTCAAAGCGATTGCCAATATCGAAAGTATGGTAACGGTAATTATAGATGATGATGAATATTCATTTCATCTTAATTCCAAAAAAGAGAGTATCTTAGATAAAGCATTGAAAGACAATCTTCCTGTGCCTTTTGCATGTAAAGGAGGAGTTTGTTGTACGTGTAAAGCGGAAGTTTTAGAAGGAGAAGTTTTCATGGAGAAAAACTATGCACTTACCGAAGACGAAGTAGCCCGAGGTTACGTTCTTACCTGTCAATGTCACCCGACAACGAATGTGGTGATGCTTAATTATGATGTTTAA
- the paaA gene encoding 1,2-phenylacetyl-CoA epoxidase subunit PaaA, translating to MDLEKFVQYVHEENKVEPKDVMPDDYRKLLVRQISQHAHSEIVGMLPEANWISRAPSLRRKMALLAKVQDEAGHGLYLYSATETLGDGSIRADRDATYDDMLEGKAKYSSIFNYPTLSWADIGAIGWLVDGAAIMNQVMLMGNSYGPYSRAMVKICKEESFHQRQGYEILMALCRGTKQQKEMAQASLNRFWWPALMMFGPNDDSSPNSKISMNYRVKRESNDSLRQRFIDVTVSQAEFLGLTIPDKDLKWNEERQHYDFGELPWGEFMEILKGNGPCNKKRIETKRKAQRENSWVKEAAIAFAEKQQKEVI from the coding sequence ATGGACTTAGAAAAATTTGTTCAATACGTTCACGAAGAAAATAAAGTAGAACCAAAAGATGTAATGCCTGATGATTACAGGAAACTATTGGTCCGCCAGATTTCACAGCACGCCCATTCTGAAATTGTAGGAATGTTACCGGAAGCTAACTGGATTTCCAGAGCTCCTTCATTGAGAAGAAAAATGGCTCTTCTGGCTAAAGTTCAGGATGAGGCAGGACATGGTTTATACCTATATTCTGCTACTGAAACTTTAGGAGACGGAAGCATCAGAGCAGACAGAGATGCTACTTATGATGACATGTTGGAAGGAAAAGCAAAATACTCAAGTATCTTCAATTATCCAACGCTAAGCTGGGCTGATATTGGGGCTATCGGCTGGTTGGTAGATGGAGCAGCTATTATGAATCAGGTAATGCTGATGGGGAACTCCTATGGTCCTTATTCAAGAGCGATGGTGAAGATCTGTAAAGAAGAATCTTTCCACCAAAGACAAGGCTATGAAATTTTAATGGCACTTTGCCGTGGTACAAAACAACAGAAAGAAATGGCTCAGGCATCGTTAAACCGTTTCTGGTGGCCAGCTTTAATGATGTTTGGACCGAATGATGACAGCTCGCCAAACTCTAAAATCTCTATGAATTACAGAGTAAAAAGAGAAAGTAACGATAGTCTTCGTCAGAGATTTATTGATGTTACCGTTTCTCAGGCTGAATTTTTAGGATTAACCATTCCGGATAAAGATCTGAAATGGAATGAGGAAAGACAGCATTACGATTTCGGAGAACTTCCTTGGGGGGAATTCATGGAAATCTTAAAAGGAAACGGACCTTGCAATAAAAAGCGTATCGAAACCAAGAGAAAAGCTCAAAGAGAAAATTCTTGGGTAAAAGAAGCAGCGATTGCTTTTGCAGAGAAACAACAAAAAGAAGTTATATAA
- the paaB gene encoding 1,2-phenylacetyl-CoA epoxidase subunit PaaB, whose protein sequence is MANLDMWEVFIQTKPGLSHKHVGIVQAPTAEMALQNARDVYTRRKEGTSVWVVPSKYIVTSEGVDKEAFFDPADDKLYRHPTFYDIPNDVKNM, encoded by the coding sequence ATGGCAAATTTAGATATGTGGGAAGTGTTTATTCAGACTAAACCGGGATTATCTCACAAACACGTTGGAATAGTACAGGCGCCAACAGCAGAAATGGCTTTACAGAATGCAAGAGACGTTTATACAAGAAGAAAAGAAGGAACTTCTGTTTGGGTAGTTCCTAGTAAATATATTGTAACTTCGGAAGGAGTGGATAAAGAAGCATTCTTTGATCCGGCTGATGACAAGCTATACCGCCACCCAACGTTCTACGATATTCCAAACGATGTAAAAAATATGTAA
- the paaC gene encoding 1,2-phenylacetyl-CoA epoxidase subunit PaaC, with amino-acid sequence MNPLYNYLLKLADDSFIMGQRLSAWCGEGPYLEEDIALTNIALDELGQANNFYVYASRVIDNGKSEDDIAFLRYEHEYLNAHWTELPNEDYAQTILKVYVFSVYQKLMYEALSNLANEELSAIAQKSLKEVRYHYTHAASWMKIFAQGTEESRTRLENAIENIWEYTKGLFAKSEGEDDLVVLNIVPNVDELYKEFVATTEKDFQSFGLEYPTNPFMQPKSRTGYHTEYFGFILCELQYMQRAYPGCTW; translated from the coding sequence ATGAACCCATTATATAATTATTTATTAAAACTAGCAGATGACAGTTTCATTATGGGACAGCGTTTGTCTGCATGGTGCGGTGAAGGTCCTTATTTAGAGGAAGATATTGCATTAACGAATATTGCGTTGGATGAACTTGGCCAGGCTAATAACTTTTATGTGTATGCTTCAAGAGTTATTGACAATGGTAAAAGCGAAGATGATATTGCTTTCTTAAGATACGAACATGAATATCTAAATGCACACTGGACAGAACTTCCCAATGAAGATTATGCTCAGACGATTCTAAAAGTGTATGTTTTTTCAGTGTATCAGAAACTGATGTACGAAGCATTATCAAATTTGGCTAATGAAGAATTATCAGCTATTGCTCAAAAATCATTAAAAGAAGTAAGATATCACTATACTCACGCTGCATCATGGATGAAGATTTTCGCCCAGGGAACAGAAGAGAGCCGTACCCGTTTAGAAAATGCTATTGAAAATATCTGGGAATATACAAAAGGATTATTTGCTAAATCAGAAGGTGAGGATGATCTTGTTGTTTTAAATATCGTTCCGAATGTTGATGAATTGTATAAAGAATTCGTTGCCACAACAGAGAAAGATTTTCAAAGTTTCGGATTAGAATATCCAACCAATCCGTTTATGCAGCCAAAATCAAGAACAGGATATCATACGGAATACTTCGGATTTATTCTTTGTGAGCTTCAGTATATGCAGAGAGCGTATCCGGGGTGTACTTGGTAG
- the paaD gene encoding 1,2-phenylacetyl-CoA epoxidase subunit PaaD: protein MRSPLEILELVPDPEIPVINIVELGIVRGAHITGENSCEVTITPTYSACPAMFTIEEDIIKMMKENGWEAKVVTKMFPIWTTDWITDEAREKLRVYGITPPEKGADEHHIGKPKKCPRCGSEHTKQISRFGSTLCKASYQCLDCLEPFDYFKCH from the coding sequence ATGAGAAGCCCTTTAGAAATATTAGAATTAGTTCCCGATCCGGAAATTCCGGTGATTAACATTGTGGAGCTGGGAATTGTAAGAGGTGCACATATCACGGGTGAAAACTCTTGTGAAGTGACAATTACACCAACCTATTCTGCATGTCCTGCAATGTTCACCATTGAAGAGGATATTATCAAAATGATGAAGGAAAACGGATGGGAAGCCAAAGTCGTGACCAAAATGTTTCCGATATGGACTACAGATTGGATAACAGATGAAGCGAGAGAAAAACTTCGTGTTTACGGGATCACGCCCCCTGAAAAGGGAGCAGATGAACATCACATCGGGAAACCGAAAAAATGTCCACGTTGTGGCTCTGAGCATACTAAACAGATCAGTAGATTTGGGTCTACCTTGTGTAAGGCTTCTTATCAATGCTTAGACTGTTTAGAACCTTTTGATTATTTTAAATGTCATTAA
- a CDS encoding enoyl-CoA hydratase-related protein, which yields MYTQLDIESHFEGKLKIAYLNQPETMNALTKPALADLRDFVKECSEDETVRCVAISGRGRAFCSGQNLEEAFAVGKEHHDQDIIRKIVVDYYNPLVMEVTRCKKPVIALVNGPAVGAGAMLALICDFVLANNKAYFAQAFSNIGLIPDTGGTYFLPKLLGRQLANYLAFTGKKLSAEESKSHGLVAEVFTEEEFGPKSMEILERMANMPTAALKLTKKAFANSYTNTLKEQLELEGDLQQEAAETEDFIEGVNAFLQKRKPNYKGK from the coding sequence ATGTATACACAACTCGATATTGAATCGCATTTTGAAGGAAAACTTAAAATCGCATACCTTAATCAACCGGAAACGATGAATGCGCTTACAAAGCCAGCTTTAGCAGATTTAAGAGATTTTGTTAAAGAATGCAGTGAAGATGAAACCGTACGATGCGTTGCTATTTCCGGAAGAGGAAGAGCTTTTTGTTCCGGTCAGAACCTTGAAGAAGCTTTTGCAGTAGGCAAAGAGCACCACGATCAGGACATTATCAGAAAAATTGTGGTAGACTACTATAACCCATTGGTAATGGAAGTTACCCGTTGCAAAAAACCGGTTATTGCTTTGGTAAATGGTCCTGCAGTAGGAGCCGGAGCTATGTTGGCATTAATCTGTGATTTCGTGTTGGCTAACAACAAGGCTTATTTTGCTCAGGCATTTTCAAATATCGGATTGATTCCGGATACAGGAGGAACTTATTTCTTACCGAAGCTTTTAGGTAGACAGTTGGCCAATTATTTAGCTTTTACAGGTAAAAAATTATCTGCCGAAGAATCTAAAAGTCATGGTCTTGTGGCGGAGGTCTTCACGGAAGAAGAATTCGGACCAAAATCAATGGAAATTCTTGAAAGAATGGCTAATATGCCAACAGCAGCCCTTAAATTAACGAAAAAAGCTTTTGCTAATTCTTATACCAATACCTTAAAAGAGCAATTAGAACTTGAAGGAGACCTACAGCAGGAGGCAGCAGAAACAGAAGACTTCATAGAAGGTGTAAATGCCTTTTTACAGAAAAGAAAACCTAATTATAAAGGAAAATAA
- a CDS encoding four helix bundle protein, whose protein sequence is MRNDKENIIVNKTFDFALNSIEFSEGLYKINKFSLANQIFKSGTSIGANVRDAQNAESKADFIHKIKIAAKEADETEYWLLLCLKSPHLNSPEEKLLLDLKEIILILSKIISTSKIK, encoded by the coding sequence ATGAGAAATGACAAAGAAAATATTATTGTCAATAAGACATTTGATTTTGCATTAAATAGTATAGAATTTTCAGAAGGACTATATAAGATTAATAAGTTTTCACTAGCGAATCAGATTTTTAAATCAGGAACATCAATTGGAGCGAATGTAAGAGACGCTCAAAATGCTGAAAGCAAAGCAGACTTTATTCATAAAATAAAAATTGCGGCTAAAGAAGCAGATGAAACTGAATATTGGCTTTTACTATGTTTAAAGTCGCCACATTTGAATTCACCCGAAGAAAAACTGCTTTTAGATTTAAAAGAAATAATATTAATTCTTTCTAAAATTATTTCAACGTCAAAAATTAAATAA
- a CDS encoding 3-hydroxyacyl-CoA dehydrogenase NAD-binding domain-containing protein, protein MNIGIIGAGTMGVGIAQVAATAGCKVVLFDANAPQIDKALTGLEKTLQKLTEKGKISQEKAAEIRNNIVKGEVLQDLKDSHLVIEAIIENKDIKTKVFTELETYVSEDCIIGSNTSSISITSLGAELKKPERFIGIHFFNPAPLMPLVEVIPSLLTEKTLTEKIYNLMKEWGKIPVIAKDIPGFIVNRIARPYYGEALRIVEENIATPEQIDEAMKTLGNFKMGPFELMDLIGVDVNFAVTTTVYKDYFYDPKYKPSLLQQRMSEAKLHGRKTGKGFYDYSEGAVKPEAQKDDALYQQVFLRIISMLINEAVEAKRLGVANDEDIELAMQKGVNYPKGLLGWGQEIGYSKISETLQNLYNEYQEERYRQSPLLRKL, encoded by the coding sequence ATGAATATTGGAATTATTGGGGCAGGAACCATGGGCGTAGGAATTGCTCAGGTGGCTGCAACAGCAGGATGCAAGGTCGTTTTATTCGATGCTAATGCTCCACAAATAGATAAAGCTCTTACAGGTTTAGAGAAAACCCTTCAGAAATTAACTGAAAAAGGAAAAATTTCTCAGGAAAAAGCTGCAGAGATCAGAAACAATATTGTAAAAGGTGAAGTATTGCAGGATTTAAAAGATTCTCATTTAGTCATTGAAGCGATTATTGAAAACAAAGACATTAAAACCAAAGTTTTTACAGAACTTGAAACGTATGTTTCTGAAGACTGTATCATCGGTTCCAATACATCATCCATCTCTATCACCTCTCTGGGTGCAGAATTAAAGAAACCGGAGCGTTTCATCGGAATTCACTTTTTCAATCCGGCTCCATTGATGCCTTTAGTGGAAGTAATTCCCTCTTTATTAACAGAAAAAACTTTAACAGAAAAAATATACAACCTCATGAAAGAATGGGGGAAAATACCTGTTATTGCTAAAGATATCCCTGGGTTCATTGTCAACAGAATTGCCCGCCCATATTATGGTGAAGCCTTAAGAATTGTTGAAGAAAATATTGCAACACCTGAGCAGATAGATGAGGCGATGAAAACTTTAGGAAACTTCAAAATGGGACCTTTTGAATTAATGGATCTTATTGGAGTAGATGTGAACTTTGCTGTAACCACAACGGTTTACAAAGATTATTTCTATGATCCTAAATACAAGCCTTCTTTACTGCAACAGAGAATGTCTGAAGCTAAACTTCACGGCAGAAAAACAGGAAAAGGGTTCTATGATTACAGCGAGGGAGCTGTAAAACCGGAAGCGCAGAAAGACGATGCTCTTTATCAACAGGTTTTTCTAAGAATCATTTCAATGTTAATTAATGAAGCTGTGGAAGCTAAAAGATTAGGTGTTGCGAATGATGAAGACATTGAACTGGCTATGCAGAAAGGAGTAAATTATCCCAAAGGATTATTAGGCTGGGGGCAGGAAATCGGGTATTCAAAAATCTCAGAAACCCTACAGAACCTTTACAATGAATATCAGGAAGAAAGGTATAGACAAAGTCCTCTGCTTCGTAAACTATAA
- a CDS encoding PaaI family thioesterase — translation MNPRQVADYMFDQDYFSQWMNIKMIEVKENYCLIEMPIKKDMINGLKTVHGGVTFAFADSALAFSSNNTGDAAVALNCIINFTKAGKEGDVFRAESILVNDTRKTAVYDIKITNQNNDLIAKFVGTVYKIGKKVTEL, via the coding sequence ATGAATCCAAGACAAGTTGCAGATTATATGTTCGATCAGGATTATTTTTCCCAATGGATGAATATTAAAATGATTGAAGTAAAAGAAAACTATTGCCTGATAGAAATGCCTATCAAAAAGGATATGATTAATGGGCTTAAAACAGTTCACGGAGGAGTAACGTTCGCTTTTGCAGATTCTGCACTGGCATTTTCATCCAACAATACAGGCGATGCGGCTGTAGCTTTAAACTGTATCATCAATTTTACCAAAGCAGGAAAGGAAGGTGATGTTTTCAGAGCAGAAAGCATTTTGGTGAATGATACCAGAAAAACTGCTGTTTATGACATTAAAATCACCAATCAGAACAATGACCTGATTGCAAAATTTGTAGGCACAGTATATAAAATCGGAAAAAAAGTAACTGAGCTGTAA
- a CDS encoding four helix bundle protein, producing MINFENNPLIEKTVQFSLDIIEFCELLEEKRKFVIAKQLLRSGTSIGANAFEAQNPHSKNDFVNKIKIAAKELEETKYWLYLCKHSKTYPFDEKLEIQITEIGKIIYKILSTSLNKNQSI from the coding sequence ATGATAAATTTCGAGAATAATCCATTAATTGAGAAAACTGTTCAATTTTCTTTAGATATAATTGAATTTTGTGAATTGTTAGAAGAAAAAAGAAAATTTGTTATAGCAAAACAACTATTACGTTCTGGAACAAGTATAGGGGCAAATGCTTTTGAAGCACAAAATCCTCACAGTAAGAATGATTTTGTAAATAAAATTAAAATTGCAGCTAAAGAACTGGAAGAAACCAAATATTGGCTATATCTGTGTAAACATTCTAAAACTTATCCTTTTGATGAAAAATTGGAAATTCAGATTACAGAGATTGGAAAGATTATATATAAAATATTAAGTACAAGTTTAAATAAAAATCAATCAATCTAG
- the pcaF gene encoding 3-oxoadipyl-CoA thiolase, protein MNNVYIIDYVRTPISKLQGGLSEVRADDLAAIVIKEVVARNPEVPVEEIEDVIFGCANQAGEDNRNVARMGLLLAGLPYKIGGETVNRLCASGMSAVANAFRSIAAGEGEIYIAGGVEHMTRSPYVMSKPSAAFGRDSQMYDTTFGWRFINPKMKEMYGVDGMGETAENLADMHQINREDQDKFALWSQQKATKAQESGRLAEEIVKVEIPQRKGDPIVFEKDEFIKPTSSMEGLGKLRPAFRKEGTVTAGNASGMNDGAAALILASEEAVKKYGLKPKAKILGSSVAGVEPRIMGIGPVEATQKLLKRLNLSLEDMDIIELNEAFAAQALAVTRSLGLQDDDARINPNGGAIAIGHPLGVSGARIIGSAAMELQKQDKKYALCTLCIGVGQGYAMVIEKV, encoded by the coding sequence ATGAACAACGTATACATCATAGACTATGTGAGAACTCCCATTTCAAAGTTACAGGGAGGTTTATCAGAAGTAAGGGCAGACGATCTCGCCGCTATTGTTATTAAAGAAGTAGTGGCAAGAAACCCTGAAGTTCCTGTTGAGGAAATTGAGGATGTTATTTTCGGGTGTGCCAATCAGGCTGGAGAAGATAACAGAAACGTAGCCAGAATGGGACTTTTACTAGCTGGGCTGCCTTATAAAATTGGGGGTGAGACGGTAAACAGGCTTTGTGCTTCAGGAATGTCAGCCGTAGCGAATGCTTTCCGTTCCATTGCAGCGGGTGAAGGTGAAATTTACATTGCAGGTGGAGTGGAGCATATGACACGTTCTCCATATGTAATGTCTAAACCAAGTGCAGCTTTCGGAAGAGACAGTCAGATGTATGATACCACTTTCGGATGGAGATTTATCAATCCGAAGATGAAAGAAATGTATGGCGTTGACGGAATGGGTGAAACTGCGGAAAACCTTGCAGACATGCACCAGATCAACAGAGAAGATCAGGACAAATTTGCCCTTTGGTCTCAACAAAAAGCCACTAAAGCTCAGGAAAGCGGAAGATTGGCGGAAGAAATCGTGAAAGTTGAAATTCCACAAAGAAAAGGAGACCCAATCGTTTTTGAAAAAGATGAGTTTATTAAACCAACTTCTTCTATGGAAGGACTAGGAAAACTTCGTCCGGCTTTCAGAAAAGAAGGAACCGTAACAGCAGGAAATGCTTCAGGAATGAATGATGGAGCAGCAGCTCTGATCTTAGCCAGTGAAGAAGCTGTAAAAAAATACGGATTAAAACCAAAAGCTAAAATCTTAGGTTCTTCTGTAGCTGGTGTAGAGCCAAGAATTATGGGGATTGGGCCTGTAGAAGCGACTCAAAAACTATTAAAGAGATTAAACCTGTCACTGGAAGATATGGACATCATCGAACTAAACGAAGCTTTTGCAGCACAAGCATTAGCCGTAACAAGAAGCTTAGGTTTACAGGATGATGACGCAAGAATAAATCCAAACGGTGGTGCCATTGCAATTGGCCATCCACTGGGAGTTTCCGGAGCTAGAATCATCGGTTCTGCAGCCATGGAACTTCAGAAACAGGATAAAAAATATGCACTATGTACCCTTTGTATCGGTGTTGGACAAGGGTATGCAATGGTGATTGAAAAAGTATAA
- a CDS encoding transferase hexapeptide repeat family protein: MNIYSYHGIRPIIKPSAYIHPQAVIIGNVEIGEEVYIGPNAVIRGDWGKIIIKDGANVQENCTLHVFPNIETILEESAHIGHGAIIHSGHIGKNCLIGMNSVVMDKAYIGDESIVGALAFVPANFRCDRRKLIVGSPAKIIRDVSDEMIHWKTEGTKLYQELAREGKEAILPCEPFTEYVQQIPTKIVDYSIWDDVK, encoded by the coding sequence ATGAACATCTACTCATATCACGGAATCCGTCCCATTATAAAACCTTCTGCTTATATTCATCCACAAGCAGTGATTATCGGGAACGTGGAAATTGGTGAGGAAGTCTATATCGGTCCCAATGCGGTGATCCGTGGTGACTGGGGAAAAATTATCATTAAAGACGGAGCCAATGTTCAGGAGAACTGTACGCTTCATGTTTTCCCCAATATAGAAACCATTTTGGAAGAATCAGCACATATTGGACATGGAGCGATTATTCACTCCGGACATATCGGAAAGAACTGTTTGATTGGAATGAATTCCGTTGTGATGGACAAAGCTTATATCGGTGACGAAAGTATTGTTGGAGCTTTGGCTTTTGTTCCTGCGAACTTCAGATGTGACCGTAGAAAACTGATTGTAGGTAGCCCTGCAAAAATTATCCGTGATGTTTCTGATGAAATGATCCATTGGAAAACAGAAGGAACAAAACTATATCAGGAATTGGCTAGAGAAGGAAAAGAAGCTATCCTGCCCTGTGAACCTTTTACAGAATATGTTCAGCAAATCCCTACAAAAATTGTTGATTACAGCATCTGGGATGATGTGAAATAA